One part of the Mariniblastus fucicola genome encodes these proteins:
- a CDS encoding TIGR00341 family protein — MPIAVYINETSQVEPLVNWGIRAAISQLSQHYELLIIVPRRQKGSPKWDPLLHDEAGEHAIFQAVFDFLDGCDRVVLKEHVAEHREAANLDKIVVETRELVAPNPAEAFVDMVETLDSVRLIIPAINDLKSQEQGASWAQRLFLQAPCETMMVWGSPPPLDQPIKVLVAADADTESSLAARRAAQISRSTENGSVALLYVWPDDDEVAPQIAGRKAASIVSGTGSNKSDFETSTFIGDSIVDGVQAQGPTSFDTVIFGSRNIKKIRSLVRGLRNKDDGKSMAVVRPAVSISRKLLRGCQGAIRQLVPQLEREERIELVENLETNSKFNFDFCALISLSTLIAALGLADSSTAVVIGAMLVAPLMTPIVGIGFALIQGNLNLIRNAWRAVLIGFAIAFTIGAFVGFFDLLFTDITTTDEMAARDWPSFLDLFVAFASGIAGAYAMSRKGLNGAIPGVAIAAALIPPIATSGMSLASGNFPLCIGALLLFLTNVVFIVLGTAVVFWSVGIDTRPQKSGSENQRRYVWTRWWFGAFVVLSTLLATWMAIYNPLKTDKSDEDRAGQQVQQQDAEN, encoded by the coding sequence ATGCCGATCGCCGTCTATATCAATGAAACTTCGCAAGTCGAACCGCTGGTCAACTGGGGAATCCGGGCAGCAATCTCGCAACTCTCGCAACATTATGAGCTGCTGATAATCGTGCCGCGGCGACAGAAGGGTTCGCCAAAGTGGGATCCGCTGTTGCACGACGAAGCCGGCGAGCACGCGATTTTCCAGGCTGTTTTTGATTTTCTTGACGGTTGCGATCGCGTCGTGCTGAAAGAGCATGTTGCGGAACATCGGGAAGCCGCGAACCTGGACAAAATCGTGGTAGAAACGCGAGAGCTGGTGGCTCCCAATCCGGCAGAAGCCTTTGTCGACATGGTCGAAACGCTTGATTCAGTGCGACTGATCATTCCAGCGATCAATGACCTCAAGTCGCAAGAGCAGGGTGCATCGTGGGCTCAGCGATTGTTCTTGCAAGCTCCTTGCGAAACGATGATGGTTTGGGGTTCGCCACCGCCTTTGGATCAACCGATCAAAGTGCTGGTCGCTGCTGACGCGGACACGGAGTCCTCTTTGGCGGCGCGTCGAGCGGCGCAAATTTCGAGATCAACGGAAAACGGCAGCGTTGCCCTGCTGTACGTTTGGCCCGACGACGATGAGGTCGCGCCGCAGATCGCAGGCAGGAAAGCGGCGTCAATCGTCTCCGGCACGGGCTCCAACAAATCGGACTTTGAAACGTCGACGTTCATTGGCGATTCGATCGTGGACGGAGTTCAGGCTCAGGGCCCGACGAGTTTCGACACGGTGATTTTCGGCAGTCGCAACATCAAAAAGATCCGCTCTCTGGTCCGCGGACTACGGAACAAGGACGATGGAAAATCGATGGCTGTCGTTCGACCAGCGGTCTCGATCAGCCGAAAACTGCTGCGTGGCTGTCAGGGAGCGATTCGACAACTGGTTCCGCAACTGGAACGCGAAGAGCGTATTGAGCTGGTGGAGAACCTGGAAACGAATTCAAAGTTCAATTTCGATTTCTGTGCACTGATTTCACTTTCGACACTCATCGCCGCCCTTGGACTGGCCGACAGTTCGACCGCGGTGGTGATCGGAGCGATGCTGGTCGCGCCGCTCATGACGCCGATCGTTGGCATCGGGTTCGCACTCATTCAGGGAAATCTGAACTTGATCCGCAATGCGTGGCGAGCCGTTTTGATCGGGTTTGCCATCGCGTTTACGATCGGAGCCTTCGTCGGATTCTTTGACTTGTTGTTTACAGACATCACCACGACCGACGAAATGGCAGCGCGTGACTGGCCGTCGTTTCTGGATCTCTTCGTCGCCTTTGCCAGTGGGATCGCCGGAGCTTACGCGATGAGCCGCAAAGGACTCAATGGAGCCATCCCGGGCGTGGCGATTGCAGCGGCCTTGATCCCACCGATCGCGACCTCAGGCATGTCGCTGGCTTCGGGCAATTTTCCGCTTTGCATCGGCGCCCTTTTACTTTTCCTGACCAACGTGGTGTTCATCGTTTTGGGCACGGCGGTTGTTTTCTGGTCGGTTGGAATCGATACGCGGCCGCAAAAATCCGGCAGCGAGAATCAGCGACGCTACGTGTGGACCAGATGGTGGTTCGGTGCCTTCGTTGTTTTGTCGACGCTATTGGCAACGTGGATGGCGATCTACAATCCGCTCAAAACAGACAAATCGGACGAGGACCGGGCTGGACAGCAGGTTCAACAGCAGGACGCGGAGAACTAG
- a CDS encoding Maf family protein — MNHELILASQSPRRKQLLTDAGYSFTVDAPDDSVERGMCSNCSPEELVVESAFLKAAAIAKRHEAGLILAADTVAVCGSETLGKPVDRDHAEKMLRMMSGKRHRVLTGVCMRIAGTSQIKTWLEQTTLVMSDLEDEQLQGFLDSDQWIGKAGAFGYQDGLDWVRIVEGLASTVVGLPVEKLPEWIREVEAS, encoded by the coding sequence GAATTGATCCTCGCCAGCCAGTCGCCTCGCCGCAAACAACTTCTGACCGACGCCGGCTACAGTTTTACTGTCGACGCTCCTGACGATTCCGTTGAGCGCGGCATGTGCAGCAACTGTTCCCCCGAGGAGCTGGTTGTCGAATCGGCTTTTTTGAAAGCCGCCGCAATCGCGAAGCGGCACGAAGCGGGTTTAATCCTGGCTGCTGACACCGTCGCCGTTTGCGGGTCGGAAACTTTGGGCAAGCCCGTCGATCGCGACCATGCTGAAAAAATGCTGCGGATGATGTCTGGCAAACGACATCGTGTGCTGACCGGCGTTTGCATGCGAATTGCCGGGACCAGTCAGATCAAGACTTGGCTGGAGCAAACCACGCTGGTGATGAGTGACCTGGAAGATGAGCAACTTCAGGGCTTTCTCGATTCCGATCAGTGGATTGGAAAAGCCGGCGCGTTCGGCTACCAGGATGGACTCGATTGGGTTCGAATCGTCGAAGGGCTTGCGTCAACCGTCGTCGGGTTGCCGGTTGAGAAACTGCCTGAGTGGATTCGCGAAGTCGAAGCTTCGTGA
- a CDS encoding HlyD family efflux transporter periplasmic adaptor subunit → MATVNQSSNVSSDRRPIALRLRPDLVIEVSNYQGEDSWVVKDPVALKYFQLREPEYFASQMLDGDTSAVEIRDALEAEFPELKITTETIHFLVNSLHKNGLLISDLPGQSEPLKQRRNKELKQKATQLLMSVMSIRFPGVDPEPFLNWLYPKVRFLFWPSTTLACVLLMVSATVLVLSNLNEFYSKLPEFGQFFNVRNMLFMGAIMIVTKSIHELGHGLMCKHFGGECHEIGFMLLVMTPAMYCNTSDSWLLPNKWHRIAIGAAGMYVEMVIAAVATFVWWHTHPGWLHYLALNTIFLCSVSTIVFNLNPLLRYDGYYMLSDYLEIPNLAQKSKTSMVNWLRVACLGMKPVQHRSLPKRRKWAFAAYSVASFFYRWFVMLMIFWFLIQIFEPYGLSVVAHAMIVMSLVGMIVIPMFKLTKFFLYPGRLREVKKLRLFISATLVAGLAAFLFSVPVSRNVTASFVLRPVDADQVFVVEPGKISELMKSPGETVSKGETIAILESDKLELEAEQLKGDLARETAVLATLKLANRERAGIGRQIAETSARIAKIRGRMEVQSRKESQLKLVAARDGQIIEAPNVAAPPANEFGAPLQRWSGTPLDPQNRNAFLEASTLFCIVGDPNQMQAMLVVDESDIKLVDVGQKVQLMLDEFPGERFEGEVINVSRDSLSELPRELSITNGGKVAVEPNQNGGESPLLTSYEVFVSLHGDHRHLLTGFRGNAKIEVSSLPLGQQLVRYVQTVINFR, encoded by the coding sequence ATGGCGACCGTCAACCAATCCAGCAATGTATCTTCGGATCGCCGTCCAATCGCGTTGCGTTTGCGACCAGACCTCGTGATCGAAGTCAGCAACTATCAGGGAGAAGATTCGTGGGTCGTGAAAGATCCGGTGGCGTTGAAATACTTTCAGTTGCGCGAACCCGAGTACTTTGCCAGTCAGATGCTGGATGGCGATACGAGCGCGGTTGAGATTCGCGATGCTCTGGAAGCCGAGTTTCCTGAACTCAAAATCACGACCGAGACGATTCACTTTCTGGTCAACAGTCTGCACAAGAACGGATTGCTCATATCCGATCTGCCAGGGCAGTCCGAGCCGCTGAAACAGCGACGCAACAAAGAGCTGAAACAGAAGGCGACTCAGCTGTTGATGAGCGTAATGTCGATCCGGTTTCCAGGCGTCGATCCGGAACCATTTTTGAACTGGCTGTATCCAAAAGTTCGCTTTCTGTTTTGGCCGTCCACGACGCTCGCGTGCGTACTGCTAATGGTTTCGGCGACCGTGTTGGTGCTGAGCAACCTCAACGAGTTTTACTCAAAGCTCCCCGAGTTCGGTCAGTTCTTCAACGTCCGGAACATGCTGTTTATGGGCGCGATCATGATCGTGACCAAGTCAATTCACGAACTTGGCCATGGCCTGATGTGCAAACATTTCGGCGGCGAGTGCCATGAGATCGGATTCATGCTGCTGGTGATGACACCGGCGATGTATTGCAATACTTCGGATTCCTGGTTGCTGCCCAACAAGTGGCATCGCATCGCGATTGGTGCTGCGGGAATGTATGTCGAAATGGTGATCGCGGCCGTGGCCACGTTCGTTTGGTGGCATACGCATCCGGGTTGGCTGCACTATCTGGCACTCAACACGATCTTTCTGTGCTCGGTCAGCACTATCGTCTTCAACCTCAATCCGCTGTTGCGCTACGACGGTTACTACATGCTGTCCGACTATCTTGAGATCCCGAACCTCGCGCAGAAGTCCAAAACTTCGATGGTCAATTGGTTGCGAGTCGCTTGCCTGGGCATGAAGCCTGTTCAGCACCGAAGTTTGCCGAAGCGACGGAAATGGGCGTTCGCAGCGTATTCGGTGGCGTCGTTTTTCTACCGCTGGTTTGTGATGCTGATGATTTTCTGGTTCCTGATCCAGATCTTCGAACCGTATGGGTTGAGCGTTGTGGCTCATGCGATGATCGTGATGTCGCTGGTCGGCATGATCGTGATCCCAATGTTCAAACTGACGAAATTTTTCCTCTATCCGGGAAGGCTGCGTGAAGTGAAAAAGCTGCGACTGTTTATTTCCGCAACGCTGGTCGCTGGACTGGCAGCGTTTCTGTTTTCTGTTCCAGTTTCCCGAAACGTGACCGCCAGTTTCGTTTTGCGACCGGTCGATGCCGATCAGGTTTTTGTGGTCGAACCCGGCAAGATCAGCGAGTTGATGAAGTCGCCTGGCGAAACGGTTTCGAAAGGCGAGACGATTGCAATCCTTGAAAGCGACAAACTGGAGTTGGAAGCGGAACAGCTCAAAGGTGATCTGGCTCGCGAGACCGCTGTCCTGGCGACGCTGAAGTTGGCCAATCGCGAACGCGCAGGCATCGGCAGGCAGATCGCGGAAACTTCTGCGCGAATTGCCAAGATCCGCGGCAGGATGGAAGTCCAGTCACGGAAAGAAAGCCAACTGAAACTGGTCGCTGCTCGCGACGGTCAGATCATTGAAGCGCCAAACGTTGCGGCGCCTCCTGCGAACGAATTCGGAGCACCATTGCAACGTTGGTCTGGCACGCCGCTGGATCCGCAAAACCGAAACGCGTTCCTTGAAGCATCGACGCTGTTCTGCATTGTGGGCGATCCCAATCAGATGCAAGCCATGCTGGTGGTCGACGAGTCCGACATCAAACTGGTCGATGTCGGGCAGAAAGTTCAGTTGATGTTGGACGAGTTTCCTGGCGAGCGATTCGAAGGCGAAGTGATCAACGTTTCCCGCGACTCGCTGTCGGAGTTGCCTCGTGAGCTGTCGATCACTAACGGCGGAAAAGTCGCGGTGGAGCCAAATCAGAACGGCGGTGAGTCTCCGTTGCTGACTTCCTACGAAGTTTTCGTTTCTCTCCACGGCGACCATCGCCACCTTTTGACCGGCTTCCGTGGCAACGCCAAGATCGAAGTCAGCAGTCTGCCGTTAGGCCAACAGCTCGTTCGCTACGTTCAGACCGTCATCAATTTCCGCTAA
- a CDS encoding DUF58 domain-containing protein — protein MLEVVSTIFQFLVQRPLIMLLLMAAPFLLAVRTRSVFPTRLMLGIFSCLAGSSLLIAVGPGLITYLLGFSSPLVARILIAVVVALDVLLLLVAFADFFTVVSASKLSASRSMLRIASLGKPHDVEIELVNKSTYRVKVSVKDDLPGSFKATPANFDTVVEPLSRAVFDYRIVSDMRGKYSMDCVYVEVRSFAGLWKGLYKLPAESMLYVYPDMRQIAEYDLLARTNRLSLVGVRRTRKIGQDNEFERLRDYTADDNYKNIDWRSTAKRRKLTVKDFQTSQSQRIIFMLDCGRLMTGMSGRFDMLDHALNAILMLSYVALKQGDAVGLICFSDKVHSFTPPRTGLRHINHLLNATFDQKASYVESRFDDAFFYLQRNCPKRSLVVLVSNVLDEVNANQVLQFSSQLTGRHLPLCVFARDHDLYQMVDKYSDQVDAGGASDKTLYEAAASASILSWRKQVITDLQHQGVLAIESFPEDMTAQLVNQYLEIKARHLL, from the coding sequence ATGCTCGAAGTCGTCTCCACGATCTTCCAATTTCTGGTCCAGCGACCGTTGATCATGCTGCTGTTGATGGCCGCTCCGTTTTTGCTTGCAGTGCGAACGCGTAGTGTTTTTCCGACGCGCTTGATGCTGGGGATTTTTAGCTGCCTGGCCGGCTCGTCGTTGTTGATCGCCGTTGGACCTGGATTGATCACGTACCTGTTGGGGTTTAGTTCTCCGCTGGTCGCCAGAATTTTGATTGCCGTCGTAGTGGCGTTGGACGTGTTGCTTTTGCTGGTCGCATTCGCCGACTTTTTTACGGTGGTCAGTGCAAGCAAGTTGTCGGCCAGCAGAAGCATGCTACGGATTGCGTCCTTGGGAAAGCCGCACGATGTGGAAATTGAGCTGGTAAACAAGTCAACCTATCGCGTCAAAGTTTCGGTCAAAGACGATTTGCCCGGCAGCTTTAAAGCGACGCCAGCCAATTTCGATACCGTCGTCGAGCCGTTGAGTCGCGCGGTTTTCGATTATCGAATCGTGAGCGACATGCGTGGCAAGTACTCGATGGATTGCGTCTATGTCGAAGTGCGAAGTTTTGCTGGGCTTTGGAAAGGTCTCTATAAATTGCCCGCCGAATCGATGCTCTACGTTTACCCGGACATGCGGCAGATCGCCGAATACGATTTGCTGGCTCGCACGAATCGCCTGAGTCTGGTCGGCGTGCGTCGGACTCGAAAGATCGGTCAGGACAACGAGTTCGAACGACTTCGCGACTATACCGCCGACGACAACTACAAAAACATTGACTGGCGTTCGACAGCGAAACGACGCAAGCTGACGGTCAAGGATTTCCAAACCAGCCAAAGCCAGCGGATCATTTTCATGCTCGATTGCGGGCGACTGATGACAGGCATGTCGGGGCGTTTTGACATGCTGGATCACGCGCTCAACGCGATTTTGATGCTCAGCTACGTCGCGCTCAAGCAAGGCGATGCCGTGGGACTGATTTGCTTTAGCGATAAAGTCCACAGTTTCACGCCGCCGAGGACGGGCTTGCGACACATCAACCATTTGCTCAACGCAACGTTTGACCAAAAAGCCAGCTATGTCGAATCGCGTTTTGATGACGCGTTTTTCTATCTTCAGCGGAACTGCCCCAAACGTTCGCTGGTCGTGCTGGTGTCTAACGTGCTGGACGAAGTCAACGCGAATCAGGTTCTGCAATTCAGTTCCCAGCTAACCGGACGCCATTTGCCGCTGTGCGTTTTTGCTCGGGATCATGATCTTTATCAAATGGTCGACAAGTACAGCGACCAGGTGGACGCAGGCGGCGCCAGTGACAAAACGCTCTACGAAGCGGCTGCATCGGCGAGCATTCTGTCGTGGCGAAAACAGGTGATCACCGATTTGCAGCATCAGGGCGTGCTGGCGATCGAGAGCTTTCCCGAGGACATGACGGCTCAGCTGGTGAATCAATATCTTGAAATTAAAGCTCGGCATTTGCTGTAG
- a CDS encoding GAF domain-containing protein — MNATQQQTIEQIASKSTNRREFLEGFIDHAIHEYDVLGGMFWDCTEKIPKPICQSYRGEQQMLKLGCSASQHNDFLRQAVASKEPLIVSADNETPGSVVKELHPTILMVSIAHGGRTEVAELFFAGDQPREQVTGKVGSLSSLSRAAAVWGMPPQRATQAPSSEPATRIDIAATEAFIHSLHQSLDLKDNARTIANETRRYLDCDRATVVQMRGRRCRTIAVSGQPSMNRRSNAVRLLEKVANKVLPTRQLFWYPDEDSLPPQIQNPLQEYLANSATRTMVVVPVFDKADSSQMEVDSHREKRQLIGGIVVEHCREQWDRQQQASVVELATRHGSDAFRNSWNHQSLFLYSIWKWLGKSKIIFAARHLPKTIAAVIGLVAACLALTLIQSDFQLSCDGSLIPEQRELVFSKGTGIVSKVLVQHGQDVKSGDPIVKLTDLDLDYQLTELEGQIKEVEQSIRSIESSRLGRKRGEEESLQQENLKSQQAELASLQQQQRIYLKRKADLVVTSPLSGQVMTWDVRKRLQNRTVSAMDQLMEIANVDGKWTLELDLPDRKVGHFMKRWNEAKTNDEPVDVEFILAAEPGVTHTGQVKAVGTSTQLNAANEHHLKILVDIDIESIDVRQSRSGVSAKIDCGDASLGYVWFHPVKEFFQAKVLFPIW; from the coding sequence ATGAACGCGACGCAGCAACAAACCATTGAACAGATCGCCAGCAAGTCCACGAATCGTCGTGAATTCCTTGAGGGGTTCATCGACCATGCGATCCACGAGTACGACGTGCTCGGCGGAATGTTTTGGGACTGCACGGAGAAGATCCCCAAGCCGATTTGCCAATCGTATCGTGGCGAACAGCAGATGCTGAAGCTGGGTTGCTCGGCCAGTCAACACAACGACTTTTTGCGACAAGCCGTTGCCTCGAAAGAACCGCTGATCGTTTCGGCTGACAACGAGACGCCCGGATCGGTCGTGAAAGAATTGCATCCGACGATTCTGATGGTGTCCATCGCTCATGGCGGACGCACCGAAGTCGCGGAACTGTTTTTTGCAGGCGACCAACCGCGAGAACAAGTCACCGGAAAAGTTGGCTCGTTGTCATCGCTCAGCCGTGCCGCAGCGGTGTGGGGAATGCCGCCGCAGCGTGCGACTCAAGCTCCGTCCTCCGAACCGGCAACCAGAATCGACATCGCCGCAACGGAAGCTTTCATCCATTCGTTGCACCAGTCGTTGGACCTGAAAGACAACGCCAGGACGATCGCGAATGAGACTCGACGGTATCTGGATTGCGATCGGGCGACGGTCGTGCAAATGCGAGGTCGCCGCTGCAGAACAATTGCCGTCAGTGGCCAGCCTTCGATGAACCGGCGTAGCAATGCAGTTCGACTGTTGGAGAAAGTCGCGAACAAAGTTTTGCCGACGCGTCAGCTGTTCTGGTATCCGGACGAAGATTCGTTGCCGCCGCAAATCCAAAATCCGCTTCAGGAGTATCTGGCGAATTCGGCAACGCGAACAATGGTGGTAGTGCCAGTTTTCGACAAAGCTGATTCTTCTCAAATGGAAGTCGATTCACACCGTGAAAAACGACAATTGATCGGCGGCATCGTCGTAGAGCACTGCCGGGAACAATGGGATCGTCAGCAGCAAGCTTCCGTTGTGGAACTGGCGACGCGACACGGCAGCGACGCGTTTCGAAATTCGTGGAATCACCAGTCGCTTTTTCTCTACAGCATTTGGAAATGGCTGGGGAAATCCAAAATTATTTTCGCGGCTCGGCATCTACCGAAAACGATCGCGGCCGTAATCGGACTGGTCGCCGCTTGCCTGGCGTTAACGCTGATCCAGTCAGATTTCCAACTGTCGTGCGACGGTTCGCTGATTCCGGAGCAACGTGAACTGGTGTTCTCCAAGGGCACGGGCATCGTTAGCAAAGTGCTGGTGCAACATGGCCAGGACGTCAAGTCAGGCGACCCGATTGTCAAGCTTACGGACCTGGACCTCGACTACCAGCTCACGGAACTCGAAGGCCAAATCAAAGAAGTCGAACAGTCGATTCGGTCGATCGAGTCCAGTCGGTTGGGGCGAAAACGTGGCGAAGAAGAATCGCTTCAGCAGGAGAACCTCAAGTCGCAACAGGCCGAGCTTGCCAGTTTGCAGCAACAGCAACGAATTTACCTGAAACGAAAAGCGGATCTTGTGGTCACCAGTCCGCTTTCCGGGCAAGTCATGACGTGGGATGTTCGCAAGCGGCTGCAAAATCGCACCGTCAGTGCCATGGACCAGCTGATGGAGATCGCTAACGTCGACGGCAAATGGACTCTGGAACTGGACCTGCCGGACCGCAAAGTCGGGCACTTTATGAAGCGATGGAACGAGGCCAAAACCAACGACGAACCCGTTGACGTCGAGTTCATTCTTGCTGCCGAACCGGGCGTTACGCATACCGGACAGGTGAAAGCCGTCGGGACTTCAACGCAGCTCAACGCGGCCAACGAGCACCATCTGAAGATCCTCGTGGACATCGATATCGAAAGCATTGACGTTCGCCAATCGCGATCCGGCGTCTCGGCGAAGATTGACTGCGGCGACGCGTCGCTGGGATACGTCTGGTTTCATCCGGTCAAGGAATTCTTCCAGGCCAAGGTTCTGTTTCCGATCTGGTAG
- a CDS encoding lysophospholipid acyltransferase family protein, translating to MQRSIFIEKPYKFTPAIKATWPQKLYRGLGLHRVTLRRREGVWDHEVRGAEKLRASIDAGHAVLMTPNHPRLADPAALHNLGIAAGCPLYFMASWHLFNQGAAIRFVVRMMGAFSVNREGMDRTAIDHAIEILKTAERPLVIFPEGTTSRTNDQLMALMDGPSFIARTAAKRRAKEELGSGKVVAHPIALKYVFQGDVDEAAGEVLTELERRLSWSPQTDLPLVDRIVKVGDALLKIKELQYHCPVPEGTFLRKRQSNMVDHLLHPLEEEWLGGPQNGGIQIRIKNLRVKIFPDMIGDTLNLSERRRRWEHLERTYLAQQIDCYPDQYVTEHPSVDRLLETVEKFEEDFTDKCRIHGHLKSIIVVGDPIEVSTKRERGLDYDPLMAEIRERLEAMLLELRKESRMYESDK from the coding sequence ATGCAGCGTAGCATTTTCATCGAGAAGCCGTACAAGTTCACGCCAGCGATCAAGGCAACGTGGCCTCAGAAACTGTACCGAGGTTTGGGGCTGCATCGCGTGACGCTGCGGCGCCGCGAAGGAGTCTGGGACCACGAAGTCCGCGGCGCGGAAAAACTGCGAGCTTCCATCGATGCGGGACATGCGGTGCTGATGACTCCCAATCATCCGCGACTGGCTGACCCTGCGGCGCTTCACAACCTTGGAATCGCGGCGGGCTGTCCGTTGTACTTTATGGCCAGTTGGCATCTATTTAACCAGGGCGCGGCGATCCGCTTCGTTGTTCGCATGATGGGTGCGTTCAGCGTCAATCGCGAAGGGATGGACCGGACTGCGATCGACCACGCGATCGAGATTCTTAAAACCGCGGAACGGCCGTTGGTGATCTTTCCCGAAGGCACGACCAGTCGCACCAACGACCAGTTGATGGCGTTGATGGATGGCCCTTCGTTTATCGCCCGGACGGCAGCCAAACGCCGCGCCAAAGAAGAACTCGGCAGCGGAAAGGTTGTTGCACACCCAATCGCTTTGAAATATGTCTTTCAAGGAGACGTCGACGAAGCTGCTGGAGAGGTACTGACGGAGCTCGAAAGACGTCTTAGCTGGAGCCCTCAAACGGATTTGCCGTTGGTGGATCGAATCGTAAAAGTCGGCGACGCTTTGTTGAAGATCAAGGAGTTGCAATATCATTGCCCGGTTCCCGAGGGCACGTTCTTGCGGAAGCGCCAGTCCAACATGGTGGATCACCTGCTTCATCCGCTTGAAGAAGAATGGCTGGGCGGGCCACAAAACGGCGGGATTCAAATTCGCATCAAGAACCTGCGCGTGAAAATCTTTCCCGACATGATTGGGGACACGCTTAATCTTTCAGAACGCCGTCGCCGCTGGGAGCATCTTGAGCGCACCTATTTGGCACAGCAAATCGACTGCTATCCCGATCAATATGTCACCGAACATCCATCGGTCGATCGCCTGCTGGAGACCGTCGAAAAGTTCGAAGAGGATTTCACCGACAAGTGCCGCATTCACGGCCACCTAAAATCCATCATCGTTGTCGGCGACCCGATCGAAGTTTCGACGAAGCGAGAACGAGGTTTGGACTACGATCCGCTGATGGCTGAAATTCGCGAACGTCTTGAAGCGATGCTGCTGGAGTTGAGAAAAGAGTCGAGGATGTACGAATCGGACAAGTGA
- a CDS encoding ThuA domain-containing protein, protein MNRSVLRIIPLVLTSLLLVSTAVGQEKVEDPIPVLIVDGQNGYHGDWPKITLMMKTYLEETGKFKVDVYRSKFLMNGAREKEFPLDDGKEYKDFKEAKTDPDFKPDFSKYKLVVNNFGYNAAPWPKETQQAFEKFMKDGGGLVSVHAANNCFPQWKEYNLMTGLGGWGGRSQKSGPYVYYNDKDEIVRDDSDGKGGHHGPQHKFQIVLRNTDHPITNGMPSSFLHAQDELYEQLRGPALNMTILATAFASPEQKGSGRHEPLLIALDYEKGRVFHTTLGHAAYSCECVGFITTFLRGSEWAATGNVTIPVPKDFPTATETSVRKFDERGVEARDAEKAVK, encoded by the coding sequence ATGAACCGTTCTGTGCTCCGAATAATCCCTCTGGTTCTGACCAGTCTGTTACTCGTGTCGACCGCCGTTGGGCAAGAAAAAGTTGAGGATCCGATCCCGGTTCTGATCGTCGACGGCCAAAACGGATACCACGGTGACTGGCCCAAGATCACGTTGATGATGAAGACTTACCTGGAAGAAACAGGCAAGTTTAAAGTCGACGTGTACCGCTCGAAATTTCTGATGAATGGGGCTCGTGAGAAAGAGTTTCCACTCGATGACGGCAAGGAGTACAAGGATTTCAAAGAAGCCAAAACGGATCCGGACTTCAAGCCGGACTTCTCGAAATACAAATTGGTCGTGAATAACTTTGGCTACAACGCTGCTCCCTGGCCGAAAGAAACGCAACAGGCTTTCGAAAAATTCATGAAGGACGGCGGCGGCCTGGTTAGCGTTCACGCCGCCAACAACTGCTTTCCGCAATGGAAAGAGTACAACTTGATGACCGGTCTCGGCGGTTGGGGCGGACGCAGTCAGAAGAGTGGCCCGTATGTTTACTACAACGACAAAGACGAAATCGTCCGCGACGATTCAGATGGAAAAGGCGGGCATCATGGGCCGCAGCACAAGTTCCAAATCGTGCTTCGCAACACTGATCATCCGATCACGAACGGAATGCCGTCGAGTTTTCTGCATGCTCAGGATGAGCTTTATGAGCAGCTTCGCGGTCCGGCGTTGAACATGACGATCCTGGCGACAGCGTTTGCTTCGCCGGAGCAGAAAGGCAGCGGACGACATGAGCCTTTGTTGATCGCATTGGACTACGAGAAAGGCCGCGTTTTCCATACGACGCTTGGCCATGCGGCGTATTCGTGCGAGTGCGTGGGTTTCATCACGACGTTCCTGCGAGGATCGGAATGGGCTGCAACGGGCAATGTTACGATTCCTGTTCCGAAGGATTTCCCGACGGCGACGGAAACCAGTGTGCGGAAGTTCGATGAACGGGGTGTGGAGGCGAGGGACGCCGAAAAAGCCGTGAAGTAA